From the Acetobacteroides hydrogenigenes genome, the window CCATCAAGGCCAGCAAGATTCAGGTGGGGCTCACACCAATGACAACTCTTCAGATCGTTCTTTCGCTAGCCGTTGCAACTTCTACAGGCTACCTCTTCTTTGGATGGATGGGGCTGTTTGCCCTTGCGCTAGCGGCTTGCATCTTGCCAGTTGGCGTAATCTACATGAAGCGCAAAATAGGTGGCTACACTGGCGACTGCTGCGGCATGATGATCACCACCGCCGAGATTGCCTGGTACGTTGCGGTGGTTATATTAGATGCAAGATTTTAGATAAAAGACACAAGATATGCGTATCACGACACACGTATTTTGCAGAACATAATCTTGATACTTGCGTCTTGATACTTGATACTAAACAACCATGCTCCACCTCTACCTCGTTCGCCACACTTCGGTTGCCGCACCTGCCGGCACCTGCTACGGTCAAACCGATGTTGCCCTTGCCGATACCTTCGCCCAAGAGGCCGAGGCGGTAAACGATATGCTACAGGGTATCTCCTTTGATGCTGTTTACTCCAGTCCTTTGAGCCGCTGCACCAGGCTGGCCGAGTACTGCGGCTTTGCCGATTGCACCACAGACGCTCGCCTGATGGAGATGCACTTCGGCGATTGGGAGAATAGGCAATGGGACGATATTGCCGATCCGCACCTTCAGCGCTGGTTCGATGCCTGGGCCACCGAGCGGGCCACCAACGGCGAGTCGTTTGTAGATGTCTGCCATCGCGCATCCGACTTTATGGAATCGTTGAGCTGGGATGGCAAGGAGGTTCGGATGCTCCTCTTTATCCATGCCGGATTTATCCGTGCCCTATGGGTCGAGCTGGGGCATTACACCCCCGAGGAGGCAT encodes:
- the cobC gene encoding alpha-ribazole phosphatase, giving the protein MLHLYLVRHTSVAAPAGTCYGQTDVALADTFAQEAEAVNDMLQGISFDAVYSSPLSRCTRLAEYCGFADCTTDARLMEMHFGDWENRQWDDIADPHLQRWFDAWATERATNGESFVDVCHRASDFMESLSWDGKEVRMLLFIHAGFIRALWVELGHYTPEEAFAKQVNYGALEIITIK